The following are encoded together in the Flavobacterium haoranii genome:
- a CDS encoding thioredoxin family protein, whose translation MKNLFIVAFVFCSSLSFSQNWVNNFDSAKKIAKQENKNIIMIFSGSDWCAPCIRLDKNIWQSQEFKDESKNNWVTMKLNFPRKKANQLPADEEKHNRELAEKYNKEGNFPLVVILNPEGKVLGKLGFKNVSPSEYIKLIKEYE comes from the coding sequence ATGAAAAATTTATTTATAGTGGCCTTTGTGTTTTGTTCATCACTTTCATTTTCTCAAAATTGGGTAAATAATTTTGATAGTGCTAAAAAAATAGCGAAACAAGAAAATAAAAATATAATCATGATATTTTCGGGTTCAGATTGGTGTGCTCCTTGTATTCGTTTAGATAAGAATATTTGGCAATCTCAAGAATTTAAAGACGAATCTAAAAATAATTGGGTAACAATGAAATTAAATTTTCCTAGAAAAAAAGCAAATCAGTTACCTGCAGATGAAGAAAAACACAATAGAGAATTAGCTGAAAAATATAATAAAGAAGGAAATTTTCCATTAGTAGTTATTTTAAATCCAGAAGGTAAAGTTTTAGGTAAATTAGGTTTTAAAAACGTTTCTCCTTCAGAATACATTAAATTAATTAAAGAATACGAATAA
- the sucD gene encoding succinate--CoA ligase subunit alpha, with amino-acid sequence MSVLVNKNSKIIVQGFTGSEGTFHASQMIEYGSNVVGGVTPGKGGSTHLDRPVFNTVQEAVVKAGADTSIIFVPPAFAADAIMEAAEAGIKVIICITEGIPVADMIKAYDYIQGKDCRLVGPNCPGVITPEEAKVGIMPGFVFKKGKVGIVSKSGTLTYEAADQVVRQGFGITTAIGIGGDPIIGTTTKEAVELLMNDPETECIIMIGEIGGQLEADAAKWIKADGNRKPVVGFIAGETAPKGRTMGHAGAIVGGADDTAEAKKRIMREHGIHVVDSPAEIGKKVKEVLG; translated from the coding sequence ATGAGTGTTTTAGTAAATAAAAATTCAAAGATAATCGTTCAAGGTTTTACTGGAAGTGAAGGTACTTTCCATGCTTCTCAAATGATTGAATATGGTAGTAACGTTGTAGGTGGAGTAACTCCTGGTAAAGGTGGTTCTACACATTTAGATCGTCCAGTATTTAATACAGTTCAAGAAGCAGTAGTAAAAGCTGGCGCTGATACTTCAATTATCTTTGTTCCGCCTGCATTTGCTGCAGATGCAATTATGGAAGCTGCTGAAGCAGGAATCAAAGTAATTATTTGTATTACAGAAGGTATTCCAGTTGCGGATATGATTAAAGCTTACGATTATATTCAAGGTAAAGATTGTCGATTAGTAGGTCCTAACTGTCCAGGTGTAATTACTCCAGAAGAAGCAAAAGTTGGTATTATGCCAGGTTTCGTTTTCAAAAAAGGAAAAGTTGGTATTGTGTCTAAATCAGGAACTTTAACATATGAAGCTGCTGATCAAGTAGTACGTCAAGGATTTGGTATTACAACTGCTATTGGAATTGGTGGTGACCCAATTATTGGAACTACAACTAAAGAAGCTGTTGAATTATTAATGAACGATCCAGAAACTGAGTGTATCATTATGATTGGTGAAATTGGTGGTCAATTAGAAGCTGATGCTGCTAAATGGATTAAAGCTGATGGTAATCGTAAACCAGTAGTAGGTTTCATCGCTGGAGAAACTGCACCAAAAGGACGTACAATGGGTCATGCAGGTGCAATTGTTGGTGGTGCTGATGATACAGCTGAAGCTAAAAAACGTATCATGAGAGAGCACGGAATACACGTAGTAGATTCACCTGCAGAAATTGGTAAAAAAGTGAAAGAAGTTTTAGGATAA
- a CDS encoding FAD:protein FMN transferase, translating to MRISFLVFLLSFSAFAQNTYKKKAALLGSPFEIIVVANDSVQGYAYCDMAIAEVKRVENLISDWIPTTQVSEINRNAGIKSVKVNAEVFGLIDRALKISHLTDGAFDISYASMDKIWKFDGSMKQMPSEDEIKASVSKVGYKNVVLDAQASTVFLKNTGMKIGLGGIGQGYIADSIKELLQKKGCSSGLVNVSGDITTWGYQPDGSPWTVAIINPMNKEKVFASFPLIDSAVETSGSYEKFVTFNGKRYSHIIDPRTGYPATGIVSVTVFAKKTEIADALATSIFVMGKDVGISLIDQIPNIECIVVSDTGELFVSKNIDLKKYN from the coding sequence ATGAGAATTAGTTTTCTAGTTTTTTTACTTTCATTTTCTGCATTTGCACAAAATACTTATAAAAAGAAAGCGGCTCTTTTAGGAAGTCCGTTCGAAATTATTGTAGTAGCAAATGACAGTGTTCAAGGTTATGCTTATTGCGATATGGCAATTGCTGAAGTAAAAAGGGTAGAAAATTTAATTTCTGATTGGATTCCAACTACTCAAGTTTCTGAAATCAATAGAAATGCAGGAATTAAATCTGTAAAAGTAAATGCAGAAGTTTTTGGTTTAATAGATCGAGCTTTAAAAATTTCACATTTAACTGACGGCGCTTTCGATATTAGTTATGCTTCTATGGATAAAATATGGAAGTTTGACGGCAGTATGAAACAAATGCCATCTGAAGATGAGATTAAAGCTTCTGTTAGTAAAGTTGGCTATAAAAATGTAGTATTAGACGCTCAAGCTTCAACAGTATTTTTAAAAAATACAGGTATGAAAATTGGCTTAGGCGGAATAGGGCAAGGTTACATAGCCGATTCAATTAAAGAGTTATTACAAAAAAAAGGTTGTAGCTCAGGTTTAGTAAATGTTTCGGGAGATATTACAACTTGGGGCTATCAACCCGATGGTAGCCCATGGACAGTTGCCATTATTAATCCAATGAATAAAGAAAAAGTTTTTGCTTCATTTCCATTGATAGACAGTGCAGTTGAAACTTCTGGAAGTTATGAGAAATTTGTCACTTTCAATGGTAAGCGTTATTCGCACATAATTGATCCTAGAACGGGTTATCCTGCTACGGGAATTGTGAGTGTAACGGTTTTTGCAAAAAAGACAGAAATTGCAGATGCTTTAGCAACTTCAATTTTTGTAATGGGAAAAGATGTGGGGATTAGTTTAATTGACCAAATTCCAAATATAGAATGTATTGTAGTTAGCGATACAGGAGAATTATTTGTTTCAAAAAATATTGACTTAAAAAAGTATAATTAA
- a CDS encoding UDP-3-O-(3-hydroxymyristoyl)glucosamine N-acyltransferase: MKFNKTYNLSEIASIIECDFIGEANFPVLGMNEIHVVEPGDIVFVDHPKYYDKALQSAATIVLINKEVDCPEGKALLISDDPFRDFNKLSKHFRPFVDSSVAISPTAEIGKNTIIQPNCFIGNNVKIGDNCLIHSNVSIYDNTIIGDNVIIHAGSILGGDAFYYKKRPEGYDQLLSGGRVVIEDNVGIGALCTIDKGVTGDTTIGAGTKIDNQVHVGHDTIIGKKCLIAAQTGIAGCVVIEDEVTLWGQVGMKSGITIHSKAVVLAQSGVGNDLESGKTYFGTPAEESREKFKQLVYIKRIPEIIEKLK, translated from the coding sequence ATGAAATTTAACAAAACTTATAATCTAAGCGAAATTGCCTCTATTATTGAGTGTGATTTTATTGGAGAAGCTAATTTTCCAGTTTTAGGAATGAATGAAATCCATGTTGTAGAACCTGGAGATATTGTTTTTGTCGATCATCCTAAATATTATGACAAAGCACTTCAATCAGCTGCTACGATTGTTTTAATTAACAAAGAAGTAGATTGTCCTGAAGGTAAAGCTTTGTTAATCTCGGATGATCCATTTCGAGATTTCAATAAATTAAGCAAACACTTTAGACCATTTGTTGATTCTTCTGTGGCTATTTCTCCAACAGCTGAAATTGGAAAAAATACAATTATTCAACCCAATTGTTTTATTGGTAATAATGTAAAGATTGGCGATAATTGTCTTATCCACTCAAATGTTTCTATTTATGATAATACAATTATTGGAGACAATGTAATTATACATGCAGGAAGTATTTTAGGAGGTGATGCTTTTTATTACAAAAAGAGACCTGAAGGTTATGATCAATTGCTATCTGGAGGTAGAGTAGTAATAGAAGATAATGTTGGAATAGGAGCTTTATGTACTATTGATAAAGGTGTAACTGGAGATACAACTATTGGTGCTGGTACAAAAATTGACAACCAAGTGCATGTTGGTCACGATACTATTATTGGTAAAAAATGTTTAATTGCTGCACAAACAGGTATCGCTGGTTGTGTAGTTATTGAAGATGAAGTAACGCTTTGGGGACAAGTTGGTATGAAAAGCGGAATTACAATTCACAGTAAAGCAGTTGTTTTAGCGCAATCTGGAGTAGGCAATGATTTAGAAAGTGGAAAAACTTATTTTGGAACTCCAGCAGAGGAATCAAGAGAAAAATTTAAACAACTAGTTTATATAAAGAGAATTCCTGAAATTATTGAAAAACTGAAATAA
- a CDS encoding DUF3570 domain-containing protein — protein MKNKLKYIFFFFGACAFAQESDSTEVAYKKRVLESTEIDFLASYYKQDGVHSSVSGGMGSEKLTDLASNIVVAIPLNDDDVLTVDMGLSAYTSASSSNINPFNATGASGGGDDDDDDDDDRANTGPYGTPWQASSGASAQDVLGTAVINYSHSSDDRNLIWNADVSFSNEYDYTSFGFGGGISKLFNNKNSEVSIKGNVYLDQWRPIYPTELHEYGVYGNNFQNQGYFQGVDIIDQNGLTSNSYLPSSFEQWKTTNRNSYAASFGFSQVATKKMQFSIFFDLLQQEGMLSTPYHRVYFADKANYYIGQAQYIPVYESSQNKGVYQLADDIERLPGTRFKLPFGGRLNYYLNERFSLRTYYRYYWDDWGITSHTASLELPIKLSDKFTVFPMYRYYVQNQSKYFAPYETHLSTEKFYTSDYDLSSFSANQYGFGVSYTDIFMGSRIWKLGIKNIDLRYNHYNRSDGLKSNIVSFGIKFVMQ, from the coding sequence ATGAAAAATAAATTGAAATATATCTTTTTCTTCTTCGGCGCTTGTGCATTTGCTCAAGAAAGCGATTCTACCGAAGTAGCTTATAAAAAAAGAGTGCTTGAAAGTACTGAAATAGATTTCTTAGCAAGTTATTATAAGCAAGATGGTGTTCACTCTTCTGTATCTGGTGGTATGGGTTCAGAAAAGTTAACCGATTTAGCATCAAATATTGTCGTTGCTATACCTTTAAATGATGATGATGTTTTAACTGTTGATATGGGATTATCAGCTTACACATCAGCATCCTCTAGTAATATAAATCCATTTAATGCTACAGGAGCTTCTGGAGGTGGTGATGATGATGATGATGATGATGATGATAGAGCTAATACAGGCCCTTATGGTACTCCTTGGCAAGCTTCATCTGGTGCATCGGCTCAAGATGTATTGGGAACTGCTGTAATAAATTATAGTCACAGTTCAGATGACAGGAATCTAATCTGGAATGCAGATGTTTCATTTTCAAATGAATATGACTATACTTCATTTGGTTTTGGTGGTGGAATAAGTAAATTATTTAATAATAAAAACTCTGAAGTTAGCATCAAAGGAAATGTTTATTTAGATCAATGGAGACCAATATATCCGACAGAATTACACGAATATGGTGTTTATGGTAATAATTTTCAAAACCAAGGTTATTTTCAAGGTGTTGACATAATAGACCAAAATGGATTAACTTCCAATAGTTATTTACCTTCTTCATTTGAACAGTGGAAAACAACGAATAGAAATTCATATGCTGCTTCATTTGGTTTTTCCCAAGTTGCTACAAAAAAAATGCAATTTTCAATATTTTTTGATCTTTTGCAGCAAGAAGGTATGCTATCAACACCTTATCATAGAGTTTATTTTGCTGATAAAGCTAATTATTATATTGGTCAGGCTCAATATATTCCAGTATATGAATCATCTCAAAATAAAGGGGTTTATCAGTTAGCCGATGATATAGAACGTTTACCAGGAACTCGCTTTAAATTACCATTTGGAGGTAGATTAAATTATTATTTAAATGAAAGGTTTTCATTGAGAACATATTATAGATATTATTGGGACGATTGGGGAATCACATCTCATACTGCTAGTTTAGAGTTACCAATTAAATTATCAGATAAATTTACTGTATTTCCAATGTATCGATATTATGTACAAAATCAATCTAAATATTTTGCACCTTATGAAACTCATTTATCAACTGAAAAGTTTTATACTTCTGATTATGATTTATCTAGTTTTAGTGCAAATCAATATGGTTTTGGTGTCAGTTATACTGATATTTTTATGGGTTCAAGAATTTGGAAACTTGGTATTAAGAATATTGATTTAAGATATAATCATTATAACAGAAGTGATGGGTTAAAATCGAATATAGTATCTTTTGGAATTAAATTTGTAATGCAATAA
- the fabG gene encoding 3-oxoacyl-[acyl-carrier-protein] reductase — protein MKLLEGKVAIITGASRGIGKGIAEIFAKNGANVAFTYSSSASSAEALENELSALGVKAKGYQSNAANFDEAQKLVDDVLADFGTIDILINNAGITKDNLLMRMSEEDFDAVIDINLKSVFNMTKAVQKTMLKNRAGSIINMSSVVGVKGNAGQANYAASKAGMIGFTKSIALELGSRNIRCNAIAPGFIETEMTAKLNEDVVKGWREGIPLKRGGSPEDVANVCVFLASDMSAYVTGQVINVDGGMLT, from the coding sequence ATGAAATTATTAGAAGGAAAAGTTGCTATTATTACTGGTGCTAGTAGAGGTATTGGTAAAGGAATAGCTGAAATATTTGCTAAAAATGGCGCTAATGTAGCTTTTACTTATAGTTCTTCTGCATCTTCAGCTGAAGCTTTAGAAAATGAATTATCTGCTTTAGGGGTTAAAGCAAAAGGATATCAATCAAATGCTGCAAATTTTGATGAAGCTCAAAAATTAGTTGACGATGTATTAGCTGATTTTGGTACAATCGATATTCTAATTAACAATGCTGGTATTACAAAAGATAATTTATTAATGAGAATGTCTGAAGAAGATTTTGATGCTGTTATCGACATCAATTTAAAATCTGTTTTCAATATGACAAAAGCTGTTCAAAAAACAATGTTAAAAAACAGAGCAGGTTCTATCATTAATATGAGTAGTGTAGTAGGAGTTAAAGGGAATGCGGGACAAGCAAATTATGCAGCTTCAAAAGCAGGTATGATAGGTTTTACTAAATCAATTGCTCTTGAATTAGGTTCTAGAAATATTCGTTGTAATGCAATTGCGCCAGGTTTTATCGAAACTGAAATGACTGCAAAATTAAATGAAGATGTAGTTAAAGGTTGGAGAGAAGGAATTCCATTAAAACGTGGTGGTTCTCCAGAAGATGTAGCAAATGTTTGTGTGTTCTTAGCTTCTGATATGAGTGCTTATGTTACAGGACAAGTTATAAATGTTGACGGTGGAATGTTAACATAA
- a CDS encoding nuclear transport factor 2-like protein, which produces MEPNQIIERLYDLDGLRDVDFLESIIADEFTFEWDSSQEKRVMSKSDIVALAHELKNNYHLSKTTVLDKVVTDSKIVVSYLHHVATIENPKELFTVARIIVIWDIENGQLIKGYQISKPA; this is translated from the coding sequence ATGGAACCAAATCAAATTATTGAAAGGCTTTATGATCTAGATGGTTTAAGAGATGTAGATTTTTTAGAATCAATTATTGCTGATGAATTTACTTTCGAGTGGGATAGTTCACAAGAAAAAAGAGTTATGTCAAAAAGTGATATTGTTGCTTTAGCTCATGAGTTGAAAAATAATTATCATTTATCTAAAACAACTGTATTAGATAAAGTTGTTACAGATTCTAAGATTGTGGTCAGTTATTTACATCATGTTGCAACTATTGAAAACCCAAAAGAATTGTTTACAGTAGCAAGAATTATAGTAATTTGGGACATAGAAAATGGTCAATTAATAAAAGGATATCAAATTAGCAAACCTGCTTAA
- a CDS encoding DUF4266 domain-containing protein, with amino-acid sequence MKKSLLITVISILGLSSCNTVKEYDKQYINDPEMKLSARQVERFETNFQVYREAAAGANGGKTGGGCGCN; translated from the coding sequence ATGAAAAAGAGTTTATTAATAACAGTTATTTCAATTTTAGGATTGAGTTCTTGTAATACTGTAAAAGAGTATGACAAACAATATATTAATGATCCTGAAATGAAACTTTCTGCTCGTCAAGTAGAACGCTTCGAAACTAATTTTCAAGTTTACAGAGAAGCTGCAGCCGGTGCCAATGGTGGTAAAACTGGTGGTGGTTGTGGTTGTAATTAA
- a CDS encoding LTA synthase family protein — MLPNFDRYQLLKKYAIGFILLSFILRIALLFWQISDVELTFLSFFRIIATGLFYDLGVLSFLFVIVNFYLLIMPRKFIGSKLDKAIVYSGFFLSTLIFIFTFFAEITFWEEFHCRFNFVAVDYLIYTYEVVKNINESYPLVILVPSILLIVFGIYLIFKKLDVFQQVFTSKVPFLKRAIVFSTSLVMCLFYVFLIKNNQAEWSSNRYSNEISKAGIYAFFSELRNNKLDYKTFYQTLDDRQVFALIKNKLKDVNSQFIHPDSLEIKRTIHDSLEEIKPNVVFVLMESMSADFMTSFGNEKKLTPFLDSIANKGVFLKNLYATGNRTVRGMEAVTLSIPPTPGQSIVKRQNNDNLFTVASVFKEKKYTCNFFYGGDGYFDNMNAFYGGNGFNIFDRGRGSILADNIKTKRTNINDDEVTHENAWGICDEDIYNKMIKEADRCYTNKERFFNFIMTTSNHRPYTYPEGKIDIPSGKSRDGAVKYSDYALSQLFKKIKNKPWFENTVFVFIADHCASSAGKDEIDVKNYHIPAIIYGASIKPQNVDVLCSQIDIFPTLFHELNWSYKSDFFGENILSTYYEPRALIATYLKLGLLKSDNDLVVLTNKKEVHQYKWNSKTNDLLKTNTNKDLKRETIAWYQTADYLYNNDKLRFP, encoded by the coding sequence ATGTTACCAAATTTCGACCGTTATCAACTTCTTAAAAAGTACGCAATTGGCTTTATTTTGCTTTCATTTATATTGCGAATTGCCTTATTATTTTGGCAAATTTCCGATGTTGAATTAACCTTTTTAAGTTTCTTTAGAATTATAGCAACTGGACTTTTTTATGATTTAGGTGTTTTATCATTTCTATTTGTTATCGTAAACTTTTATTTATTGATAATGCCAAGAAAATTTATAGGTTCAAAGCTTGATAAAGCTATAGTTTATTCAGGTTTCTTTTTAAGCACACTAATTTTCATTTTTACTTTTTTTGCAGAAATAACTTTTTGGGAAGAATTTCACTGCCGATTTAATTTCGTAGCTGTAGATTATTTAATTTATACTTACGAAGTGGTTAAAAACATAAACGAATCTTATCCATTAGTCATTTTAGTGCCATCAATTTTATTAATTGTATTCGGAATATATTTAATATTTAAAAAGTTAGATGTTTTTCAACAAGTTTTTACTTCAAAAGTACCTTTTTTAAAGAGAGCTATTGTATTTTCAACTAGTTTAGTAATGTGTTTGTTTTATGTTTTTTTAATAAAAAATAACCAAGCTGAATGGTCTTCTAATAGATATAGTAACGAAATTTCGAAAGCAGGAATTTATGCATTCTTTTCAGAGCTTAGAAATAACAAGTTAGATTATAAAACTTTTTATCAAACTTTAGACGATAGACAAGTTTTTGCCTTAATAAAAAATAAATTAAAAGACGTGAATTCTCAGTTTATTCATCCAGATTCATTAGAAATAAAAAGAACAATACATGATTCTTTAGAAGAAATTAAACCAAATGTTGTTTTTGTTTTAATGGAAAGCATGAGTGCCGATTTTATGACTTCTTTTGGTAACGAAAAAAAGTTAACTCCGTTTCTAGATAGTATTGCAAATAAAGGTGTTTTCTTAAAAAACTTGTATGCAACAGGAAATAGAACAGTAAGAGGAATGGAAGCTGTTACTTTATCAATTCCGCCTACACCAGGACAAAGTATTGTTAAAAGACAAAATAATGATAATTTATTTACAGTAGCTTCGGTTTTTAAAGAGAAAAAATATACATGTAATTTCTTTTATGGTGGCGATGGTTATTTCGATAATATGAATGCTTTTTATGGAGGAAATGGTTTTAATATTTTCGATAGAGGTAGAGGAAGTATTTTAGCAGATAATATTAAAACAAAGCGAACAAATATTAACGATGATGAAGTTACTCATGAAAACGCATGGGGAATTTGCGACGAGGATATTTACAATAAAATGATTAAAGAAGCTGATAGATGTTATACTAATAAAGAACGCTTTTTTAATTTTATAATGACAACTTCAAATCACAGACCTTATACTTATCCTGAAGGAAAAATTGATATTCCATCTGGAAAAAGTAGAGATGGCGCTGTAAAATATAGCGATTATGCGCTTTCTCAACTATTTAAAAAAATTAAAAATAAACCTTGGTTCGAAAATACAGTTTTTGTTTTCATTGCCGATCATTGTGCTAGTAGTGCTGGTAAAGACGAAATAGATGTAAAGAATTATCATATTCCGGCTATTATTTATGGAGCTTCTATTAAGCCTCAAAATGTTGATGTACTTTGCAGCCAAATCGATATTTTTCCAACATTGTTTCATGAATTAAATTGGAGTTACAAATCCGATTTTTTTGGAGAAAATATTTTAAGTACTTATTATGAGCCAAGAGCTTTAATTGCTACCTATTTGAAATTGGGATTGTTAAAAAGTGACAATGATCTTGTAGTTTTAACAAATAAAAAAGAAGTGCATCAATACAAATGGAACTCTAAAACAAACGATTTATTAAAAACCAACACAAACAAAGATTTAAAACGAGAAACTATTGCTTGGTATCAAACTGCGGATTATCTTTATAATAATGATAAATTAAGATTTCCTTAA
- the efp gene encoding elongation factor P produces MATTADIKNGLCIKFNHDIYKIVEFLHVKPGKGPAFVRTKLKSLTNGKVLDNTFSAGHKIETVRVETHTFQYLYAEGNDFHFMNTETFEQITLNRDILDAPDLLKEGENVMVQINTETELPLAVDMAASVILEVTYTEPGVKGNTATNATKPATVETGAAVNVPLFINEGDKIKIDTATGKYMERV; encoded by the coding sequence ATGGCTACAACAGCAGATATTAAAAACGGATTATGTATTAAGTTTAATCACGATATTTACAAAATCGTTGAGTTTTTGCACGTTAAACCAGGTAAAGGTCCTGCTTTCGTTAGAACAAAATTAAAATCATTAACAAATGGAAAAGTTTTAGATAATACTTTTTCTGCAGGTCACAAAATTGAAACTGTTCGTGTTGAAACACATACTTTTCAATATTTATATGCAGAGGGAAATGATTTTCATTTTATGAATACTGAAACTTTTGAGCAAATTACTTTAAATAGAGATATTTTAGATGCTCCAGATTTATTAAAAGAAGGAGAAAATGTAATGGTTCAAATCAATACAGAAACAGAATTACCTTTAGCAGTAGATATGGCTGCTTCAGTAATTTTAGAAGTAACTTATACTGAACCAGGTGTAAAAGGAAATACAGCAACAAATGCAACAAAACCTGCAACAGTAGAAACAGGTGCAGCTGTAAATGTTCCTTTATTCATTAATGAAGGCGATAAAATTAAAATTGATACGGCTACTGGAAAATACATGGAGCGCGTATAA